A window from Argopecten irradians isolate NY chromosome 3, Ai_NY, whole genome shotgun sequence encodes these proteins:
- the LOC138319684 gene encoding uncharacterized protein: MAGYGAHWQDQTMEGTWNQVESGYHINVLELIAVIRAFQKWDQEWQGQTVLIRSDYITVGQYVNRQGGIVSPQLCLLTVQLWEMAITMQITMRATHIDGVRNVIADALSCQKNKLSRTEWYSPYSIAQWWICLRLI; this comes from the coding sequence ATGGCAGGATACGGTGCCCACTGGCAAGATCAAACAATGGAGGGCACATGGAACCAAGTAGAATCAGGTTATCACATAAATGTGTTGGAACTGATTGCTGTGATTCGGGCCTTTCAGAAATGGGATCAGGAATGGCAGGGTCAGACAGTTCTGATAAGATCGGACTACATCACAGTAGGCCAATATGTAAATCGTCAGGGAGGGATAGTATCTCCCCAGCTGTGCCTCCTTACAGTCCAACTATGGGAGATGGCTATAACCATGCAAATTACAATGAGGGCAACTCACATTGACGGAGTACGGAATGTGATAGCAGACGCTCTGAGTTGCCAAAAGAACAAATTGTCACGAACAGAGTGGTATTCTCCCTATTCTATCGCCCAATGGTGGATCTGTTTGCGTCTCATCTGA